Proteins from a genomic interval of Deinococcus aestuarii:
- a CDS encoding ABC transporter permease, translating to MRRLRLGWEATILGLVVVALLVGALLSPDFLTASNLSFLTANFSEIALMVLTMTLLIIVAEIDLSVASILGMCSALLGVLWAARVPMPLAILLTLGAGGLAGLFNGLLVTRLGLPSLAVTIGTLALYRGLAYALLGDRAVADFPPAYTNLGFGTVPGTMIPIPIALFAVLAVITALVLHATAFGRSLYAIGANEVAARFAGLRVERVKLILFVGSGLMAALAGVVYTFRFSSARADNGVGLELGVIAAVLLGGVSIFGGRGSVVGAVAAVFLIGIINGALTIVDVPGEILTIVTGLLLIGSVLVPNLLARVRARRRGREAVG from the coding sequence GTGAGGCGTCTGCGGCTCGGGTGGGAGGCCACCATCCTCGGGCTCGTCGTGGTCGCGCTGCTCGTGGGGGCGCTGCTGTCGCCGGACTTCCTGACGGCCTCCAACCTGTCCTTCCTGACGGCCAACTTCAGCGAGATCGCCCTGATGGTCCTCACGATGACGCTGCTGATCATCGTGGCGGAGATCGACCTGTCGGTGGCGAGCATCCTGGGGATGTGCAGCGCCCTGCTCGGCGTGCTGTGGGCGGCCCGGGTGCCCATGCCGCTGGCGATCCTGCTCACCCTCGGGGCGGGCGGGCTCGCCGGACTCTTCAACGGGCTGCTCGTCACCCGGCTGGGGCTGCCGTCGCTGGCGGTGACCATCGGCACGCTGGCGCTGTACCGGGGGCTGGCGTACGCGCTGCTGGGGGACCGCGCGGTGGCCGACTTTCCGCCCGCATACACCAACCTGGGTTTCGGGACGGTGCCGGGCACGATGATCCCGATTCCCATCGCGCTCTTCGCCGTGCTGGCGGTGATCACGGCCCTGGTGCTGCACGCCACGGCCTTCGGGCGCAGCCTCTATGCCATCGGGGCGAACGAGGTCGCGGCCCGGTTCGCGGGGCTGCGGGTCGAGCGGGTCAAGCTCATCCTCTTCGTGGGCTCGGGGCTGATGGCGGCGCTGGCGGGGGTGGTGTACACCTTCCGCTTCTCCAGCGCGCGGGCGGACAACGGGGTGGGGCTCGAACTCGGGGTGATCGCGGCGGTGCTCCTCGGCGGGGTGAGCATCTTCGGCGGGCGCGGGAGCGTGGTGGGCGCGGTCGCCGCCGTCTTCCTGATCGGGATCATCAACGGGGCGCTGACCATCGTGGACGTGCCGGGCGAGATTCTGACCATCGTGACGGGCCTGCTGCTGATCGGCTCGGTCCTCGTGCCCAACCTCCTCGCCCGCGTTCGGGCACGGCGGCGGGGGAGGGAAGCCGTGGGGTAG
- a CDS encoding ABC transporter permease has product MTSQTGPDVLAGPPRPGILTRVLRAREFTLALLLLLITLGTAAVNPRFLGVGSVRDLLLNVSVIGLLVVGQTVVLLMRHVDLSVSSVVGLTAFLTGSLFIAVPGLPVPVALLFGLLLGAGLGVVNGLLVAYGRVPALVATLGTLYVFRGVTYAVVSGGQVNASNLPAAFLGFGTGSVLGIPNLVLLVLAIMVAFGVYLGSYRGGREYYAVGSNTDAAVLAGIDVTRRTLTGFVISGAIAGLAGVLYLARYGTVDATAGTGLELQVIAAAVVGGVSIGGGVGTVAGAGIGALLLGVIGSALVTLRAPAFYQQAIQGALLLLAISVDIIVSRRTAQRLQIEGQHHTPQAGTTQTGGPA; this is encoded by the coding sequence ATGACGAGCCAGACCGGACCCGACGTGCTGGCGGGGCCGCCCCGCCCGGGCATCCTGACCCGAGTGCTGCGGGCCCGCGAGTTCACCCTCGCCCTGCTGCTGCTGCTGATCACGCTGGGGACGGCGGCGGTCAATCCCCGCTTCCTGGGGGTGGGCAGCGTCCGCGACCTGCTGCTGAACGTCTCGGTGATCGGCCTGCTGGTGGTGGGGCAGACGGTCGTGCTCCTGATGCGCCACGTGGACCTCAGCGTGAGCAGCGTCGTGGGCCTGACCGCCTTCCTGACGGGCTCGCTCTTCATCGCCGTGCCGGGGCTGCCGGTGCCCGTCGCGCTGCTGTTCGGCCTGCTCCTCGGGGCCGGGCTCGGGGTGGTCAACGGCCTGCTCGTCGCGTACGGGCGGGTCCCGGCGCTCGTCGCCACGCTGGGCACCCTGTACGTGTTCCGGGGGGTGACGTACGCGGTCGTGAGCGGGGGGCAGGTCAATGCCTCCAACCTCCCCGCCGCCTTCCTGGGGTTCGGGACGGGGAGCGTGCTCGGCATCCCCAACCTCGTCCTCCTCGTGCTCGCCATCATGGTCGCGTTCGGCGTCTACCTGGGGTCGTACCGGGGCGGGCGGGAATATTACGCGGTCGGCTCGAACACGGACGCGGCGGTCCTCGCGGGGATCGACGTGACCCGGCGGACCCTCACCGGGTTCGTGATCAGCGGGGCCATCGCGGGGCTGGCGGGGGTGCTGTACCTCGCGCGCTACGGGACGGTGGACGCGACCGCCGGGACGGGCCTGGAACTTCAGGTCATCGCGGCGGCGGTCGTGGGCGGGGTGAGCATAGGCGGCGGGGTGGGGACGGTGGCGGGGGCGGGGATCGGGGCGCTCCTGCTCGGCGTGATCGGGAGCGCGCTCGTGACGCTGCGGGCGCCCGCCTTCTACCAGCAGGCGATCCAGGGGGCGCTGCTCCTGCTCGCCATCTCGGTGGACATCATCGTGTCGCGGCGCACCGCCCAGCGGCTCCAGATCGAGGGGCAGCACCACACGCCCCAGGCTGGAACGACCCAGACGGGAGGCCCGGCGTGA
- a CDS encoding sugar ABC transporter ATP-binding protein, with product MTSPADPAPMLTLRHASKAFGPVRALVDVSLELYPGEAHALLGENGAGKSTLVKILAGVHSPDGGVLTVGGRERHFRHPAEARDAGVAVIYQEPTLFPDLTVAENVLMGRQPLGRGGRIDAAAMNTRVTTILGDLGVALDPTRVVRGLSIADQQIVEIAKALSLSARVLIMDEPTAALTLQETARLFRVVRSLRARGAAVLFITHRLEEVFAQCQRVTVLRDGTWVSAGPTSDYTPDRVVRQMVGRELGELYPRGEAHAGEVVLDVRGLTQPGVFRDVSLTVRRGEIVGLAGLVGAGRSEVARAIFGIDPRGGGEVRVNGHVVPPLSPRAAMRAGVGLVPEDRRQQGLVMDLSIERNANLAVLNRLRRGPFMDRGAEEENARSWTSRLRLKAHGLHDAVSTLSGGNQQKVVLAKWLATGPSVLIVDEPTRGIDVGAKAEVHRTLAELAGGGLAVLMISSDLPEVLGMADRILVMREGRLVGELAREQGSEESVMSLATGQRAAVEGAA from the coding sequence TTGACTAGCCCCGCCGACCCCGCGCCGATGCTGACCCTCCGCCACGCGAGCAAAGCGTTCGGGCCCGTCCGGGCGCTCGTGGACGTGAGCCTCGAACTCTACCCCGGCGAGGCGCACGCCCTCCTCGGGGAGAACGGGGCGGGCAAGAGCACCCTCGTCAAGATCCTGGCGGGTGTCCACAGCCCGGACGGCGGGGTCCTCACCGTGGGCGGGCGGGAGCGCCACTTCCGGCACCCCGCCGAGGCGCGGGACGCGGGGGTGGCGGTCATCTACCAGGAGCCGACCCTCTTTCCCGACCTGACGGTGGCGGAGAACGTGCTGATGGGCCGCCAGCCGCTCGGGCGGGGCGGGCGCATCGACGCGGCGGCGATGAACACCCGCGTCACCACCATCCTGGGGGACCTGGGGGTGGCGCTCGACCCCACCCGCGTCGTGCGCGGCCTGAGCATCGCCGACCAGCAGATCGTGGAGATCGCCAAGGCGCTGTCGCTGAGCGCCCGCGTCCTGATCATGGACGAGCCCACGGCGGCGCTGACCCTCCAGGAGACGGCCCGGCTCTTCCGGGTGGTGCGGTCGCTGCGGGCGCGCGGGGCGGCCGTTCTCTTCATCACGCACCGGCTGGAGGAGGTCTTCGCCCAGTGCCAGCGGGTGACGGTCCTGCGGGACGGCACCTGGGTCAGCGCCGGACCCACCTCGGACTACACGCCCGACCGGGTGGTGCGGCAGATGGTGGGCCGGGAGCTGGGCGAGCTCTACCCGCGCGGCGAGGCGCACGCCGGGGAGGTCGTGCTCGACGTGCGGGGACTGACGCAGCCGGGCGTCTTCCGGGACGTGAGCCTCACGGTGCGGCGCGGCGAGATCGTCGGGCTCGCGGGGCTCGTCGGAGCGGGCCGCAGCGAGGTCGCGCGGGCCATCTTCGGCATCGACCCGCGCGGGGGGGGCGAGGTGCGGGTGAACGGGCACGTCGTCCCGCCGCTGAGTCCCCGGGCGGCCATGCGCGCGGGGGTCGGCCTCGTGCCGGAGGACCGCCGCCAGCAGGGGCTGGTGATGGACCTCTCCATCGAGCGCAACGCGAACCTCGCCGTCCTGAACCGGCTGCGGCGCGGCCCCTTCATGGACCGGGGCGCCGAGGAGGAGAATGCCCGGAGCTGGACCTCCAGGCTCCGGCTCAAGGCGCACGGCCTCCACGACGCGGTGAGCACCCTGTCGGGCGGCAACCAGCAGAAGGTGGTGCTGGCGAAGTGGCTGGCGACGGGCCCCAGCGTCCTGATCGTGGACGAGCCCACGCGCGGCATCGACGTGGGGGCCAAGGCGGAGGTCCACCGCACCCTGGCCGAGCTGGCGGGCGGCGGGCTGGCCGTGCTGATGATCTCCAGCGACCTGCCGGAGGTGCTCGGCATGGCCGACCGCATCCTCGTGATGCGCGAGGGCCGATTGGTCGGCGAACTCGCCCGCGAGCAGGGCAGCGAGGAGAGCGTGATGTCCCTGGCGACCGGACAACGCGCCGCCGTGGAGGGTGCCGCATGA
- a CDS encoding L-rhamnose mutarotase: MPETSAPRQRVCFQLQVRPERLGEYRARHAAVWPEMLCALRETGWHNYSLFLRGDGLLIGYFETPSLDRARAGMAAREVNARWQSEMAPFFAELQGTPDQGFLRLEEVFHLD; this comes from the coding sequence ATGCCCGAGACCTCCGCCCCCCGTCAGCGCGTCTGCTTCCAGCTCCAGGTCCGGCCCGAGCGGTTGGGCGAGTACCGGGCCCGGCACGCCGCCGTGTGGCCGGAGATGCTGTGCGCCCTGCGCGAGACGGGGTGGCACAACTACTCGCTCTTCCTGCGCGGGGACGGCCTCCTGATCGGCTACTTCGAGACCCCCAGCCTGGACCGGGCGCGGGCCGGGATGGCCGCCCGCGAGGTCAACGCCCGCTGGCAATCGGAGATGGCCCCCTTCTTCGCGGAGCTTCAGGGCACGCCCGACCAGGGCTTCTTGCGGCTGGAGGAGGTGTTTCACCTTGACTAG
- a CDS encoding DeoR/GlpR family DNA-binding transcription regulator gives MTNTAAPTGSERQQLILRRALAERVVRIRDVAAELGVHEMTVRRDLDALAEQGLLERIHGGARVLEKTSEELSHHLRAAKNTGAKEQIARAALGFIQDGEVIGLDASTTALSLARILHARQVTAIVTSLDAANTLAANGVPFALVGGNFHAPARSFVGAFFMDMMSRLHPDRVFFSAKAYSPALGFTDPHLPEVGAKQALIRSGGTVTALIDHSKFGGRALATIATLDHVDTVITDQPPPAETLQALREADVGLIVAAGNGGT, from the coding sequence ATGACCAACACCGCCGCGCCCACCGGCAGCGAGCGCCAGCAGCTCATCTTGCGCCGGGCCCTGGCCGAGCGGGTGGTCCGCATCCGCGACGTGGCCGCCGAGCTGGGGGTCCACGAGATGACGGTCCGGCGCGACCTCGACGCCCTCGCCGAGCAGGGCCTGCTGGAGCGCATCCACGGCGGGGCCCGCGTGCTGGAAAAGACGAGCGAGGAACTTTCCCACCACCTGCGCGCCGCCAAGAACACCGGGGCCAAGGAGCAGATCGCCCGCGCCGCCCTGGGGTTCATTCAGGACGGCGAGGTGATCGGCCTCGACGCGAGCACGACGGCCCTCTCTCTGGCGCGCATCCTGCACGCCCGGCAGGTCACCGCCATCGTCACCAGCCTTGACGCGGCGAACACCCTGGCGGCGAACGGGGTGCCCTTCGCGCTCGTGGGCGGCAACTTCCACGCGCCCGCGCGCTCGTTCGTCGGCGCCTTTTTCATGGACATGATGAGCCGCCTGCACCCCGACCGGGTGTTCTTCTCGGCCAAGGCGTACTCCCCCGCCCTCGGCTTCACCGACCCGCACCTGCCGGAGGTGGGCGCCAAGCAGGCGCTGATCCGCTCCGGGGGCACCGTCACCGCCCTGATCGACCACTCCAAGTTCGGGGGCCGGGCGCTCGCCACCATCGCCACCCTCGACCATGTGGATACCGTGATCACCGACCAGCCCCCGCCCGCCGAAACCCTCCAGGCCCTGCGCGAGGCGGACGTGGGGCTCATCGTCGCGGCCGGGAACGGGGGCACCTGA
- a CDS encoding glycoside hydrolase family 78 protein — protein MTVYLHPETPTLPVLHIRDLRAEHHREAFGIGEAAPRLSWRTETGLPNWRQRAYAIEAFGADGRLLGETGRVESGESVFVPWPFRPLTSRERVQVRVQVWGEEGGPSGWSDPLGIEVGLLTPDDWSAAFVSPDWEEDTGQAQPSPLLRREFDVRPGVASARLYVTALGVYEAQLNGERVGDYVLAPGWTSYDHRLRYQTFDVTGLLHGGRNALGALLGDGWYRGQLGFGGGRRNLYGEHLALLAQLEITYTDGTVERVVTDETWRASTGPILAADLYDGETYDARLEVTGWATAGFDDSGWTPVRRIERDLATLVAPDGPPVRRIETLRPVGITTSPSGKTLVDFGQNLVGWVRLTVRGEAGQTVTLRHAEVLEHGELGTRPLRTAQATDRYTLKGGAPETWEPRFTFHGFRYAEVGGWPGKPGLDDLEAVVVHSDLERTGWFECSDPLVNKLHQNVVWGMRGNFLDIPSDCPQRDERLGWTGDIQVFAPTASFLYDVNGFLSSWLGDLAADQEPNGAVPAVIPVVPPATVAAAVWGDAATLVPWVLYGRYGDRDVLERQWDSMRAWVEYIRGRAGESLLWDQDFQFGDWLDPTAPPTNPAAGRTLPGVVATAYFARSAEVLGLTARVLGRHEAAQRYLALADEVRAAFAREYVTPSGRVLSDSGTSYALALEFALLRDEGQRGHAARRLRALVRENGYHIATGFAGTPLICDALTHVGETDAAYRLLMQRECPSWLYPVTMGATTIWERWDSMLPDGSINPGEMTSFNHYALGAVADWLHRTVAGLAPAEPGYRRMTIQPIPGGGLTFASARHVTPYGEASVAWVIRDGQIEVRIVVPPNTRAEVILPGGGTHEVGSGEHRWASPYANPNAARPPVTLDSDFDTLSGHPEAYAVVTGLVREHSADHLDGFRRSLQGGTAGASLRTAVWGIPHREELLRKLEGALRALQA, from the coding sequence ATGACCGTTTACCTCCATCCCGAGACCCCCACCCTCCCTGTCCTCCATATTCGCGACCTGCGCGCCGAGCACCACCGCGAGGCCTTCGGCATCGGCGAGGCGGCCCCGCGCCTGAGCTGGCGCACCGAGACGGGCCTCCCGAACTGGCGGCAGCGGGCCTACGCCATCGAGGCCTTCGGCGCGGACGGCCGCCTGCTGGGAGAGACCGGGCGCGTCGAGTCGGGCGAGTCCGTGTTCGTGCCCTGGCCGTTCCGTCCCCTGACCTCCCGTGAGCGCGTCCAGGTGCGCGTGCAGGTCTGGGGCGAGGAGGGCGGCCCCTCCGGCTGGAGTGACCCCCTCGGCATCGAGGTCGGGCTGCTGACGCCGGACGACTGGAGCGCGGCGTTCGTCTCGCCCGACTGGGAGGAGGACACCGGCCAGGCCCAGCCCAGCCCCCTCCTGCGCCGCGAGTTCGACGTTCGCCCCGGTGTCGCCTCCGCCCGCCTGTACGTCACCGCCCTCGGCGTGTACGAGGCGCAGCTCAACGGCGAGCGGGTCGGCGATTACGTGCTCGCGCCCGGCTGGACGAGTTACGACCACCGCCTCCGCTACCAGACCTTCGACGTGACGGGCCTGCTGCATGGGGGGCGCAATGCCCTCGGCGCCCTGCTCGGGGACGGGTGGTACCGGGGGCAGCTGGGCTTTGGCGGAGGAAGGCGCAACCTCTACGGCGAGCACCTCGCCCTGCTCGCGCAACTGGAGATCACGTACACCGACGGCACGGTCGAGCGGGTCGTGACGGACGAGACGTGGCGGGCCTCGACCGGCCCCATCCTCGCCGCCGACCTGTACGACGGGGAGACGTACGACGCGCGGCTGGAGGTGACCGGCTGGGCCACCGCGGGCTTCGACGACTCCGGGTGGACGCCCGTTCGGAGGATCGAACGCGACCTCGCCACCCTCGTCGCCCCCGACGGGCCGCCCGTGCGGAGGATCGAGACGCTGAGGCCCGTCGGTATCACGACCTCTCCGAGCGGCAAGACCCTGGTGGACTTCGGGCAGAACCTCGTCGGCTGGGTCCGCCTCACCGTGCGGGGCGAGGCGGGCCAGACCGTCACCCTCCGTCACGCCGAGGTCCTGGAGCACGGCGAACTCGGCACCCGTCCCCTCCGGACCGCGCAGGCCACCGACCGCTACACCCTGAAAGGCGGAGCGCCGGAGACCTGGGAGCCGAGATTCACCTTCCACGGCTTCCGCTACGCCGAGGTCGGGGGCTGGCCGGGTAAACCCGGCCTGGATGATCTGGAGGCGGTCGTCGTCCATTCCGACCTGGAGCGCACCGGCTGGTTCGAGTGCTCCGATCCCCTCGTCAACAAGCTGCATCAGAACGTGGTGTGGGGAATGCGGGGGAACTTCCTCGACATCCCGAGCGACTGCCCGCAGCGCGACGAGCGGCTGGGGTGGACGGGGGATATTCAGGTGTTCGCGCCCACCGCCTCCTTCCTCTACGACGTCAACGGCTTCCTCTCCTCCTGGCTGGGGGACCTCGCGGCGGATCAGGAACCGAACGGGGCGGTCCCGGCGGTGATCCCGGTGGTGCCCCCCGCGACCGTCGCCGCCGCCGTGTGGGGTGACGCCGCGACCCTCGTGCCCTGGGTGCTGTATGGGCGATACGGGGACCGGGACGTGCTGGAGCGGCAGTGGGACAGTATGCGGGCGTGGGTGGAGTACATCCGGGGCCGGGCGGGCGAGTCCCTGCTGTGGGATCAGGACTTTCAGTTCGGCGACTGGCTCGACCCCACCGCGCCGCCCACCAACCCGGCGGCGGGGCGCACCCTGCCCGGCGTGGTCGCCACGGCGTACTTCGCCCGGTCGGCGGAGGTTCTGGGGCTCACCGCCCGCGTTCTTGGCCGCCACGAGGCGGCACAGAGGTACCTGGCCCTGGCGGACGAGGTGCGGGCGGCGTTCGCGCGGGAGTACGTGACGCCCAGCGGGCGCGTGCTGAGCGATTCGGGCACCTCCTACGCCCTCGCGCTGGAGTTCGCATTGCTGCGGGACGAGGGCCAGCGGGGTCACGCCGCGCGCAGGCTGCGCGCCCTGGTGCGCGAGAACGGCTACCACATCGCCACCGGCTTCGCGGGCACGCCGCTGATCTGCGACGCGCTCACCCACGTGGGCGAGACGGACGCGGCCTACCGCCTGCTGATGCAGCGCGAGTGTCCTTCCTGGCTCTACCCCGTCACGATGGGCGCGACGACGATCTGGGAACGCTGGGACTCGATGCTGCCCGATGGCTCGATCAACCCCGGCGAGATGACCTCCTTCAACCACTACGCCCTCGGCGCGGTGGCGGACTGGCTGCACCGCACCGTCGCGGGCCTCGCTCCTGCTGAACCGGGTTACCGGCGGATGACGATTCAGCCCATTCCGGGAGGGGGCCTCACCTTCGCCTCGGCGCGGCACGTCACCCCCTACGGGGAAGCGAGCGTGGCGTGGGTCATCCGGGACGGGCAGATCGAGGTGAGGATCGTGGTCCCGCCGAACACCCGCGCCGAGGTGATCCTGCCGGGCGGCGGGACGCACGAGGTCGGGTCGGGCGAGCACCGCTGGGCGTCCCCGTACGCCAACCCGAACGCCGCCCGCCCCCCCGTGACGCTCGACAGCGATTTCGACACCCTCAGCGGCCATCCGGAGGCGTATGCGGTCGTCACAGGCCTCGTCCGGGAGCATTCGGCGGACCACCTCGACGGGTTCCGGCGCTCCTTGCAGGGGGGCACCGCCGGGGCGAGCCTCCGCACCGCCGTGTGGGGTATCCCGCACCGCGAGGAGCTGCTGCGCAAGCTGGAGGGGGCGCTGCGGGCCCTCCAGGCCTGA
- a CDS encoding carbohydrate ABC transporter permease: MQRSASLPLPGKTHPGGRLAWLSRLPMILLVLLVVFVAVYPVVWIFLSSLKGADEFSSAPMWALPQALHWENYARAWTEGNMSRYFVNSVLSVIPALALVIVLGTMAAFGLEIMRWRLSGAVSILFLAGIMVPVQIALLPLFTMFFRLHLLDTRLALILAYTAFGLPLVVFFLAGYFKTFAREVIEAAIVDGASIYQVFTKVALPMTMNAIVTVALVQFFFMWNDLLFSLTFMQNPEMRTVQSGLLAFTGQYGQREWGPTFASIALAVAPTVLVYLLLNQMVMKGMAAGAVKG, from the coding sequence ATGCAACGTTCCGCCTCCCTCCCCCTTCCCGGCAAGACGCACCCCGGCGGCCGCCTGGCCTGGCTCTCGCGGCTGCCCATGATCCTCCTCGTGCTGCTCGTCGTGTTCGTGGCGGTGTACCCGGTGGTGTGGATTTTCCTGTCCTCGCTCAAGGGTGCGGACGAGTTCTCCAGCGCGCCGATGTGGGCGCTCCCGCAGGCGCTGCACTGGGAGAACTATGCCCGCGCCTGGACGGAAGGGAACATGAGCCGTTACTTCGTGAACAGCGTCCTCTCGGTGATCCCGGCCCTCGCGCTGGTGATCGTGCTGGGGACGATGGCGGCCTTCGGGCTGGAGATCATGCGCTGGCGGCTCAGCGGCGCGGTGTCGATCCTGTTCCTGGCGGGGATCATGGTGCCTGTCCAGATCGCGCTGCTGCCCCTCTTCACGATGTTCTTCCGGCTGCACCTGCTCGATACGCGTCTCGCGCTGATTCTCGCGTACACGGCCTTCGGGTTGCCGCTGGTGGTGTTCTTCCTCGCCGGGTATTTCAAGACCTTCGCGCGGGAGGTCATCGAGGCGGCCATCGTGGACGGGGCGAGCATCTATCAGGTCTTCACGAAAGTCGCCCTCCCCATGACGATGAATGCCATCGTGACGGTCGCGCTCGTGCAGTTCTTCTTCATGTGGAACGACCTGCTCTTCTCGCTGACCTTCATGCAGAATCCCGAGATGCGCACCGTCCAGTCGGGCCTGCTCGCCTTCACCGGGCAGTACGGGCAGCGCGAGTGGGGGCCGACCTTCGCGTCCATCGCGCTCGCCGTCGCGCCCACCGTGCTCGTGTACCTGCTGCTCAACCAGATGGTGATGAAGGGCATGGCCGCCGGGGCCGTCAAGGGCTGA
- a CDS encoding carbohydrate ABC transporter permease: MERTLRDWRAVLVFVGPALLLYALVVLVPILWSLGYTVYEGSPIAGFKFVGLDNYVRLAQDPTFWKALWFGTKYALFVSAGQVILGLALALLYAFYLRKSSVLVRTLVFLPVVLPTVAVAQMFAKLFAIAPQYGLDGAVQAWLGQGSTAFWVIGVMDIWKAMGFYAILLYTGLVDIPEETIEAARLDGAQGWTLARFVVLPLLAPITVASLIFSLNGTLKVFDSIMALTGGGPGTATTPLTLYMYKTSFSYGEYGYGSTLALTLALQCLLVTLLIFWRARRGASRE, encoded by the coding sequence ATGGAAAGAACGCTGCGTGACTGGCGGGCGGTGCTCGTCTTCGTCGGCCCGGCTCTACTGCTCTACGCGCTGGTGGTGCTCGTGCCGATCCTCTGGTCGCTGGGCTACACGGTCTACGAGGGCTCGCCTATCGCCGGGTTCAAGTTCGTGGGCCTGGACAACTACGTGCGGCTCGCACAGGACCCCACCTTCTGGAAGGCCCTGTGGTTCGGCACGAAGTACGCCCTCTTCGTCTCGGCCGGGCAGGTGATCCTCGGCCTCGCGCTCGCGCTGCTGTACGCCTTTTATCTCAGGAAGTCGTCGGTGCTCGTGCGGACGCTGGTGTTCCTGCCCGTCGTGCTGCCCACGGTGGCGGTCGCGCAGATGTTCGCCAAGCTCTTCGCCATCGCGCCGCAGTACGGGCTGGACGGCGCGGTGCAGGCGTGGCTGGGGCAGGGCTCGACCGCCTTCTGGGTGATCGGGGTGATGGACATCTGGAAGGCGATGGGCTTCTACGCGATCCTGCTCTACACCGGCCTGGTCGATATCCCCGAGGAGACCATCGAGGCCGCGCGGCTCGACGGCGCGCAGGGCTGGACGCTCGCCCGCTTCGTGGTCCTGCCGCTGCTCGCGCCCATCACGGTGGCGTCCCTGATCTTCAGCCTCAACGGGACCCTCAAGGTATTCGACTCGATCATGGCGCTGACGGGCGGCGGCCCCGGCACGGCCACCACGCCGCTGACGCTGTACATGTACAAGACCTCGTTCAGCTACGGCGAGTACGGCTACGGCAGCACGCTCGCGCTCACGCTGGCCCTCCAGTGTTTGCTCGTCACGCTGCTGATCTTCTGGCGGGCGCGGCGCGGCGCGTCCAGGGAGTAA
- a CDS encoding extracellular solute-binding protein gives MNIEGFWYNKQIFAQSGVKEPRTWDELVRAADTFQKKGVQPFAASGEQKWPLTRLIGGYVARKYGADAMDRVKAGTLKVTDPGFVEAVTAVQDLGKKGYFGRGVSTIDYQTALDTFLGGKAAMFYMGGWALGNFNDAKQNKIGAQNIGLFNFPTVRGGRGTANDWSVNTGLVVAVNQGQNDAALGEWMKYVFSNFGNRAFADQGLITGFKVTRTPANTPALTRLVQQKIGGVKTPYLWFEANFSPKATSVATDNVQPLVTGDLSPQDYLQQLQAALR, from the coding sequence ATGAACATCGAGGGCTTCTGGTACAACAAACAGATCTTCGCGCAAAGCGGCGTCAAGGAACCCCGGACCTGGGACGAGCTGGTGCGGGCCGCCGACACCTTCCAGAAAAAGGGCGTCCAACCTTTTGCCGCCTCCGGGGAGCAGAAGTGGCCGCTGACCCGATTGATCGGCGGCTACGTCGCCCGCAAGTACGGCGCGGACGCGATGGACCGGGTGAAGGCCGGGACCCTCAAGGTCACCGACCCCGGCTTCGTGGAGGCCGTGACCGCCGTGCAAGACCTCGGGAAGAAGGGGTACTTCGGCCGGGGCGTGAGCACCATCGACTACCAGACGGCGCTGGACACCTTCCTCGGGGGCAAGGCCGCGATGTTCTACATGGGAGGCTGGGCGCTCGGGAACTTTAACGACGCCAAGCAGAACAAGATCGGGGCGCAGAACATCGGCCTGTTCAATTTCCCCACCGTGCGGGGCGGCAGGGGCACCGCGAACGACTGGTCGGTGAACACCGGCCTGGTGGTGGCGGTGAATCAGGGGCAGAACGACGCCGCGCTGGGGGAGTGGATGAAGTACGTCTTCTCCAACTTCGGCAACCGGGCCTTCGCCGACCAGGGCCTGATCACCGGCTTCAAGGTGACGAGGACGCCCGCGAACACCCCCGCGCTGACGCGGCTGGTGCAGCAGAAGATCGGCGGGGTGAAAACCCCCTACCTGTGGTTCGAGGCCAACTTCAGCCCCAAGGCGACCTCGGTGGCGACGGACAACGTGCAGCCCCTGGTGACGGGGGACCTCAGCCCACAGGACTACCTCCAGCAGTTGCAGGCCGCGCTGCGCTGA
- a CDS encoding extracellular solute-binding protein, giving the protein MNKTARLAPLSALLVLGAALSGAQAQGNKTIVYLTPQLEDQGYTKTLLDLSQAYSKTRPGVRVQYQNAPQTELSQKLQLLAASGNLPALFAIDQPTLLAQLQGRGQVADLEATFKRLGIYNQLNPAAVTLQKKLNGASSSRCRWR; this is encoded by the coding sequence ATGAACAAGACCGCCCGTTTGGCCCCGCTCTCCGCCCTGCTGGTGCTCGGCGCCGCGCTGTCGGGCGCCCAGGCGCAGGGGAACAAGACCATCGTCTACCTCACCCCGCAACTGGAGGACCAGGGGTACACGAAGACGCTGCTCGACCTCTCGCAGGCGTACTCCAAGACGCGCCCCGGCGTGAGGGTGCAGTACCAGAACGCGCCGCAGACGGAGCTGTCGCAGAAACTGCAACTGCTGGCCGCGAGTGGCAACCTCCCGGCGCTCTTCGCCATCGACCAGCCCACCCTGCTCGCCCAGTTGCAGGGGCGGGGGCAGGTCGCCGACCTGGAGGCCACCTTCAAGCGGCTGGGCATCTACAACCAGCTCAACCCCGCCGCCGTCACGCTGCAAAAGAAACTCAACGGGGCAAGCTCGTCGCGCTGCCGCTGGAGATGA